A part of Aegilops tauschii subsp. strangulata cultivar AL8/78 chromosome 2, Aet v6.0, whole genome shotgun sequence genomic DNA contains:
- the LOC109760161 gene encoding uncharacterized protein: MAHSCHAYDLVLRRYLLALHHLLDYVRFVAAVVLDRLGIVSFDGEMLPGEPWSELVDTAPMERLMEAAFWQPSSPPKVNRSSSWTAPQYRRPRVAPADVEGAEDDDGCVGICAICLAALDVGGQLVTELCNCSHAFHAACIDSWIGSGEAGTCPMCRTPTVPTAWWNGWREVVPRTSLSP; encoded by the coding sequence ATGGCCCATTCCTGCCACGCCTACGATCTTGTGCTACGACGGTATCTCTTGGCCCTGCACCACCTCCTCGACTACGTCCGCTTCGTCGCGGCGGTCGTCCTGGACCGCCTCGGCATCGTCTCGTTCGACGGCGAGATGCTGCCCGGTGAGCCTTGGAGCGAGCTCGTCGACACTGCGCCGATGGAGCGCCTCATGGAGGCAGCGTTCTGGCAGCCCAGCTCACCGCCGAAGGTGAATCGTTCGTCTTCGTGGACGGCGCCACAGTACAGACGACCGCGGGTTGCGCCGGCGGATGTCGAGGGAGCCGAGGACGACGACGGGTGCGTGGGCATCTGCGCGATTTGCTTGGCGGCGCTCGACGTGGGAGGGCAACTGGTCACGGAGTTGTGCAACTGCTCGCATGCGTTCCACGCCGCCTGCATCGATTCTTGGATCGGCAGCGGCGAGGCCGGCACTTGCCCGATGTGCCGCACCCCGACGGTACCAACGGCGTGGTGGAACGGTTGGCGAGAAGTAGTGCCACGCACGTCTTTATCTCCTTGA